The following proteins are encoded in a genomic region of Triticum dicoccoides isolate Atlit2015 ecotype Zavitan chromosome 1B, WEW_v2.0, whole genome shotgun sequence:
- the LOC119318057 gene encoding uncharacterized protein LOC119318057 isoform X1 translates to MTWHTPTHDPHSPGPHPRCTHTHAQPTHTHPCWIPSLSSSSIPFLHPTPPPDSGDPRGSPLPSSPPRGHLSPLTISTDRFLSSPRRATPRHWWWCAARRPQRRRAAVAVGTTPSAWSGWSQPFKILNGGISALMTESTASIGGYMASGYRRVAGVQLYINHLKPARLGDRIKAKANPIRYLDPDAYLDKDQLLDAVHWIRQAVGLACGLLWGAVPLVVAFWIALVTWKY, encoded by the exons ATGACTTGGCACACACCCACCCACGACCCACACAGCCCCGGGCCCCACCCACGATGCACACACACCCACGCCCAACCCACGCACAcacacccatgttggatcccatctCTCTCGTCTTCCTCGATCCCCTTTCTCCACCCCACGCCGCCGCCAGATTCCGGCGATCCCCGCGGTTCCCCACTACCTAGCTCTCCTCCCCGAGGTCACCTCTCCCCGCTCACCATCTCCACTGACCGGTTTCTCTCCTCGCCCAGGAGAGCCACGCCCAGGCACTGGTGGTGGTGCGCCGCGAGGAGGCCCCAGCGGCGTCGAGCTGCTGTTGCTGTGGGCACAACGCCGTCGGCGTGGTCAGGATGGTCGCAGCCCTTCAAGATTCTCAATGGCGGCATCTCGGCGCTGATGACGGAGTCGACGGCGAGCATCGGCGGGTACATGGCGTCGGGGTACCGGAGGGTGGCTGGCGTGCAGCTCTACATCAACCACCTCAAGCCTGCCCGCCTCGGCGACCGCATCAAGGCCAAGGCAAACCCCATCCGGTACCTCGACCCCGACGCGTACTTGGACAAG GACCAGCTGCTGGACGCGGTGCATTGGATCCGGCAGGCGGTGGGGCTCGCCTGCGGCCTGCTCTGGGGCGCTGTCCCCCTCGTCGTCGCCTTCTGGATCGCCCT AGTTACTTGGAAATATTGA
- the LOC119318057 gene encoding uncharacterized protein LOC119318057 isoform X2, protein MTWHTPTHDPHSPGPHPRCTHTHAQPTHTHPCWIPSLSSSSIPFLHPTPPPDSGDPRGSPLPSSPPRGHLSPLTISTDRFLSSPRRATPRHWWWCAARRPQRRRAAVAVGTTPSAWSGWSQPFKILNGGISALMTESTASIGGYMASGYRRVAGVQLYINHLKPARLGDRIKAKANPIRYLDPDAYLDKSYLEILTFSNQI, encoded by the exons ATGACTTGGCACACACCCACCCACGACCCACACAGCCCCGGGCCCCACCCACGATGCACACACACCCACGCCCAACCCACGCACAcacacccatgttggatcccatctCTCTCGTCTTCCTCGATCCCCTTTCTCCACCCCACGCCGCCGCCAGATTCCGGCGATCCCCGCGGTTCCCCACTACCTAGCTCTCCTCCCCGAGGTCACCTCTCCCCGCTCACCATCTCCACTGACCGGTTTCTCTCCTCGCCCAGGAGAGCCACGCCCAGGCACTGGTGGTGGTGCGCCGCGAGGAGGCCCCAGCGGCGTCGAGCTGCTGTTGCTGTGGGCACAACGCCGTCGGCGTGGTCAGGATGGTCGCAGCCCTTCAAGATTCTCAATGGCGGCATCTCGGCGCTGATGACGGAGTCGACGGCGAGCATCGGCGGGTACATGGCGTCGGGGTACCGGAGGGTGGCTGGCGTGCAGCTCTACATCAACCACCTCAAGCCTGCCCGCCTCGGCGACCGCATCAAGGCCAAGGCAAACCCCATCCGGTACCTCGACCCCGACGCGTACTTGGACAAG AGTTACTTGGAAATATTGACATTCTCAAACCAAATATGA